A single Opisthocomus hoazin isolate bOpiHoa1 chromosome 1, bOpiHoa1.hap1, whole genome shotgun sequence DNA region contains:
- the FZD4 gene encoding frizzled-4, whose translation MAGGGGGGLLAVLLAGLLGGARGFGEEEERRCDAIRIAMCQNLGYNVTKMPNLVGHELQADAELQLTTFTPLIQYGCSSQLQFFLCSVYVPMCTEKINIPIGPCGGMCLSVKRRCEPVLKEFGFAWPDSLNCSKFPPQNDHNHMCMEGPGDEEVPLHSKTSLQPGEECHSVGSNSDQYIWVKRSLNCVLKCGYDAGLYSRSAKEFTDIWMAVWASLCFISTAFTVLTFLIDSSRFSYPERPIIFLSMCYNIYSIAYIVRLTVGRERISCDFEEAAEPVLIQEGLKNTGCAIIFLLMYFFGMASSIWWVILTLTWFLAAGLKWGHEAIEMHSSYFHIAAWAIPAVKTIVILIMRLVDADELTGLCYVGNQNLDALTGFVVAPLFTYLVIGTLFIAAGLVALFKIRSNLQKDGTKTDKLERLMVKIGVFSVLYTVPATCVIACYFYEISNWAIFRYSADDSNMAVEMLKIFMSLLVGITSGMWIWSAKTLHTWQKCSNRLVNSGKVKREKRADGWVKPGKGNETVV comes from the exons atggcggggggcggcggcggggggctgctggccgtgctgctgGCCGGGCTGctcggcggggcgaggggcttcggggaggaggaggagcggcgctGCGACGCCATCCGCATCGCCATGTGCCAGAACCTGGGCTACAACGTCACCAAGATGCCCAACCTGGTGGGACACGAGCTGCAGGCGGACGCGGAGCTGCAGCTCACCACCTTCACCCCGCTCATCCAGTAcggctgctccagccagctccag TTCTTCCTTTGTTCGGTCTACGTCCCGATGTGCACGGAGAAGATCAACATCCCCATAGGTCCCTGCGGTGGCATGTGCCTCTCTGTCAAGAGGAGATGCGAACCCGTTCTGAAAGAGTTTGGATTTGCCTGGCCGGACAGCCTGAACTGCAGCAAATTCCCACCCCAGAATGATCACAATCACATGTGCATGGAGGGCCCTGGAGACGAAGAGGTTCCCCTCCACAGCAAGACCTCGTTGCAGCCCGGAGAGGAGTGCCACAGCGTGGGGTCCAACTCGGACCAGTACATCTGGGTGAAGAGAAGCTTGAACTGTGTCCTCAAGTGCGGCTACGACGCTGGTCTCTACAGCAGGTCAGCGAAGGAGTTCACGGATATCTGGATGGCCGTGTGGGCCAGTCTCTGCTTCATCTCGACTGCCTTCACGGTCCTGACCTTCCTGATTGATTCATCCAGATTTTCCTACCCGGAGCGCCCAATCATATTTTTGAGCATGTGCTACAATATTTATAGCATTGCTTATATTGTGAGGCTAACTGTGGGCCGGGAAAGGATATCCTGTGATTTTGAAGAGGCAGCAGAACCTGTTCTTATCCAAGAAGGTCTTAAGAACACAGGATGTGCTATAATTTTCTTGCTGATGTATTTTTTCGGGATGGCTAGCTCCATCTGGTGGGTTATTCTCACATTGACGTGGTTTCTGGCTGCGGGACTCAAGTGGGGCCATGAAGCTATAGAAATGCACAGCTCTTATTTCCATATTGCAGCCTGGGCTATCCCGGCGGTGAAGACCATCGTCATTTTGATTATGAGACTGGTAGACGCAGACGAGCTCACCGGTCTGTGCTACGTTGGGAACCAGAACCTTGACGCGCTGACGGGCTTTGTTGTCGCTCCGCTTTTTACCTACTTGGTCATTGGGACTTTATTCATTGCAGCGGGACTCGTGGCCTTATTTAAAATCAGGTCCAATCTTCAGAAAGATGGAACGAAAACTGACAAACTGGAAAGGTTGATGGTCAAAATCGGTGTCTTTTCAGTGCTGTACACCGTCCCAGCAACATGTGTCATCGCCTGTTATTTCTATGAGATCTCCAACTGGGCCATTTTCCGCTATTCGGCAGATGACTCCAATATGGCAGTGGAGATGCTCAAAATCTTCATGTCCCTCCTGGTGGGTATTACATCAGGTATGTGGATCTGGTCAGCCAAAACTCTGCACACGTGGCAGAAGTGCTCGAACAGACTGGTGAACTCAGGGAAAGTGAAACGGGAGAAGAGAGCAGATGGTTGGGTGAAACCTGGGAAAGGGAACGAGACCGTGGTGTGA